In Malassezia japonica chromosome 2, complete sequence, one DNA window encodes the following:
- a CDS encoding low-specificity L-threonine aldolase (COG:E; EggNog:ENOG503NWDM): MVYKAVQSGVTNGTKAAGEMIREHVLPAGRDVARPIIAPFQRPTAEEDAATYAQIGYNLYSDTVTLPTQAMRTAMAEAQCGDDVHLEHPTTTLFQDLIAKATGKEAALFLPSGTLSNQLALHAHLTRAGGPVSVLCDKRAHVYAYETGGLAYHSRAATQTVVPSNARHLTLEDIQAHAVLEEDQHYAPTRVIELENTLSGTIFPQDEIVRISNWAHDAGLIMHLDGARLWNVAAETGLGLDELCRPFDTVSLCLSKGIGAPIGSILVGPADLLRRVRTFRKLFGAGMRQSAVLTSAAHVAVHDVFPKLRGTHDMARRCAAMLTERGIPLILPTETNMVWFDAGAAGYDPQELVRRAAALDPPITMCPPRLVFHHQIRPDAVDRLAAVLDAMKA; encoded by the coding sequence ATGGTCTACAAGGCGGTCCAGTCGGGAGTGACCAACGGCACCAAGGCGGCGGGCGAGATGATCCGCGAGCACGTCCTGCCCGCGGGCCGGGACGTGGCACGCCCGATCATTGCACCGTTCCAGCGCCCGACGGCGGAAGAAGACGCGGCGACCTACGCACAGATCGGCTACAATCTCTACAGCGATACTGTGACGCTGCCGAcgcaggcgatgcgcacggcgatggccgaggcacagtgcggcgacgatgtgcacctcgagcacccCACCACGACGCTCTTCCAGGACCTCATCGCCAAAGCCACCGGCAAGGAAGCTGCGCTCTTTCTGCCCTCGGGCACGCTCTCGAACcagcttgcgctgcacgcgcaccTGACCCGCGCGGGGGGGCCCGTGAGCGTTCTCTGCGACAAACGCGCGCACGTATACGCATACGAGACCGGGGGCCTCGCGTACCAttcgcgcgcagcgacgcagaCGGTCGTGCCGAGCAACGCGCGCCATctcacgctcgaggatATCCAGGCACACGCCGTGCTCGAAGAGGACCAACACTatgcgccgacgcgcgtgATCGAGCTGGAAAATACGCTCAGCGGCACCATCTTTCCGCAGGACGAGATCGTGCGTATCAGCAACtgggcgcacgacgcgggCCTCATCATGCACCTCGATGGCGCGCGTCTCTGGAACGTTGCGGCGGAGACGGGCCTGgggctcgacgagctctgCCGCCCATTTGACACGGTGAGCTTGTGCCTCAGCAAGGGCATCGGTGCGCCGATCGGCTCGATTCTCGTTGGCCCGGCAGACCTgctccgccgcgtgcgcacgtTCCGCAAGCTGTTTGGTGCGGGCATGCGCCAGTCGGCGGTCCtgacgtcggccgcgcaTGTGGCCGTGCACGATGTCTTTCCCAAGCTGCGTGGAACGCACGAcatggcgcgccgctgcgccgcaatgCTGACCGAGCGCGGCATTCCCCTCATTCTTCCGACCGAGACCAACATGGTGTGGTTCGACGCGGGGGCCGCTGGCTACGATCCccaggagctcgtgcgccgcgccgcggcgctcgacccgCCCATCACGATGTGCCCCCCACGCCTGGTCTTTCACCACCAGATCCGCCCGGATGCGGTGGACCGGCTTGCTGCCGTCCTTGATGCGATGAAGGCATAG
- the TRP3 gene encoding anthranilate synthase / indole-3-glycerol phosphate synthase (MEROPS:MER0045094; COG:E; BUSCO:EOG09261OLD; EggNog:ENOG503NU49): MHDEESDGRIVIPGPLGPEHGVTVMIDNYDSFTFNVAQYLVARGANLVIFRNDKVTLETIERLEPVNLVISPGPGHPLEDAGISTACIQHFVGKIPILGICMGLQCMVAGLGGIVEYAGEIFHGKTSAITHDGKGLFRGLDSPITGTRYHSLAARITALPECLEATAHVDSGVIMGVRHKEYTMEAVQYHPESIISEHGKDMLGNFLSWRGGSWSANPSAGVAAASLAKETILERIYKQRKLDVAAARALPGRSLADLEASLALHLDPALVAFPERLLRGAEKTVGVMAEMKRASPSKGDIDIAAHAGAQALAYARAGANVISVLTEPTWFKGSLEDLALARQAVARLADRPAILRKDFVVDVYQIAEARLAGADTVLLIVAMLDDATLCTLYNYSMSLGMDPLVEVNTAAEMERALLLRPRVIGVNNRNLHTFDVDMSRTSQLAKAAIDQGTILAALSGIQGRKDVEAYEAQGVHAVLVGEALMRAADKRTFIADLQGRTPSADDVPRRLVKVCGLKTPEAAVAAADAGADLLGMILAKGTKRSVSHDEARAIVDAVHQRAPREVAEPRVAAEWFSWHAQRLAAAAARRPLVVGVFRDQTVEEIAQAATALQLDAVQIHGRLEPVDWARFLPGVFVLRVVHVPADVTEWKRGQHPALDQALRPNYHHAILLDTAGGGGAGKAFSWDVARAIAASDAVTKLVKTHAVAPTPFFLAGGLTPENVGEALRESGAMGLDTSSGVETDGAKDVEKIRAYVANARK; this comes from the coding sequence AACTACGATAGCTTTACATTCAATGTGGCGCAGTACCtcgtggcgcgcggcgcgaacCTCGTCATCTTTCGGAACGACAAGGTGACCCTCGAGAcgatcgagcgcctggagcCGGTGAACCTCGTGATCAGCCCGGGGCCTGGCCAcccgctcgaggacgcggGCATCTCGACGGCGTGTATCCAGCACTTTGTGGGCAAGATCCCGATCCTGGGTATCTGCATGGGCCTGCAGTGCATGgtcgccggcctcggcggcatcgTCGAGTACGCCGGCGAAATTTTTCACGGCAAGACGTCGGCCATTACGCACGACGGCAAGGGACTCTTTCGCGGCCTCGACTCGCCGATCACGGGCACGCGCTACCAcagcctcgcggcgcgcatcacggcgctgccggaatgcctcgaggcgacggcgcacgtcgacaGCGGCGTGATTATGGGCGTCCGCCACAAGGAGTACACGATGGAGGCGGTGCAGTACCACCCAGAGAGCATCATCTCGGAGCACGGAAAAGATATGCTCGGCAACTTTTTGTCGTGGCGGGGGGGTTCGTGGTCCGCGAACCCGTCTGCAGgtgtcgcggcggcgtcgctgGCCAAAGAGAcgatcctcgagcgcatctacaagcagcgcaagctcgacgtcgcggccgcacgcgcgcttccgggccgctcgctcgcggacctcgaggcgTCGCTTGCCTTGCACCTCGAccctgcgctcgtcgcttttccggagcgcctgctgcgtggcgcggAAAAGACGGTCGGCGTGATGGCGGAAATGAAGCGCGCGAGTCCGTCCAAGGGCGATATTGAtatcgcggcgcacgccggcgcacaggcgctcgcgtacgcgcgcgcgggTGCGAATGTAATTAGCGTGCTCACCGAGCCGACCTGGTTCAAAggctcgctcgaggacctggcgctcgcacgccaggccgtcgcgcgcctcgcggaccGCCCGGCGATCCTGCGCAAGGACTTTGTCGTGGACGTATACCAaatcgccgaggcgcgtctcgcggGTGCGGATACGGTGCTGCTCATTGTCgcgatgctcgacgacgcaaCGCTGTGCACGCTCTACAACTACTCGATGAGCCTCGGCATGGACCCACTTGTCGAGGTCAACACGGCGGCGGAGatggagcgtgcgctcttGCTGCGCCCCCGGGTGATTGGCGTCAACAACCGCAACTTGCACACCTTTGATGTGGACatgtcgcgcacctcgcagctggccaaggccgcgaTCGACCAAGGGACGatcctcgcggcgctcagcgGCATCCAAGGCCGCAAGGACGTCGAGGCGTACGAGGCGCAAGGCGTgcacgcggtgctcgtcggcgaggcgcttatgcgtgccgccgacAAGCGTACATTCATCGCCGACTTGCAgggccgcacgccgagcgcagacgacgtgccgcgccgcctcgtcaaGGTGTGTGGCCTCAAGACGCCGGAAgcggcggtggccgcggcggatgcgggcgccgacctgctcggcatgATCCTCGCCAAGGGCACCAAGCGCTCCGTCTcgcacgacgaggcgcgtgcgattgtcgacgcggtgcaccagcgtgcgccgcgcgaggtcgccgagccgcggGTGGCGGCCGAGTGGTTCAGCTGGCAcgcccagcgcctcgcggcggcggccgcgcgccgcccgctcgtcgtcggtgtGTTCCGCGACCAGACCGTCGAGGAGattgcgcaggcggcgaccgcgctgcagctcgatgcggtGCAGATCCATGGGCGTCTCGAGCCGGTGGACTGGGCGCGCTTCTTGCCGGGCGTCTTTGTACTGCGTGTCGTCCACGTCCCGGCGGACGTCACCGAGTGGAAGCGTGGGCAGCAccctgcgctcgaccaggcgctgcgccccaaCTACCACCATGCGATCCTATTGGATACGGCCGGCGGTGGCGGAGCAGGCAAGGCGTTCTCGTGGGACGTTGCGCGCGCGATTGCCGCGTCGGACGCCGTGACGAAGCTTGTCAAGACGCACGCGGTGGCCCCTACTCCCTTCTTCCTCGCAGGCGGCCTGACGCCTGAGAatgtcggcgaggcgctgcgcgagtcggGCGCGATGGGTCTCGACACGAGCTCGGGCGTAGAGACCGACGGGGCCAAGGACGTGGAAAAAATTCGCGCGTACGTTGCAAACGCGCGCAAGTAG
- a CDS encoding RING-type E3 ubiquitin transferase (EggNog:ENOG503NV8G; BUSCO:EOG092642I5; COG:S), which yields MFCAISGEAPKEPVVSTKSGLLFEKRLIERYIDENGKDPITNEELSLDDLVAVKTSPHTAFPRPPTHSSVPSLLVALQNEYDAMIFETLALKKQYDAVRQDLAHALYTNDASTRVIARLMKERDEARDALANVHTSLGVAPQSDDVEMAPAEPSAALPAQVLQSIDETASTLSSGRRSRIKQGAPQGYTTPTTAASLQEQTAITSLHGASAPGITALDVSANGALLLTGGKDKAVLVLDSATQKVLSTFKGHTKPVNAVAFAGRANPPVGAEAAQAPAPAYAVSGSADKTVRVYVAKDDKYALAHTLKGYSDEVVGVDVHPTDLLVGSASRDRTWALHALDSGERLLHVEAPQEDDEVGFEYASFAFHPDGQLAATGTADGAVRVWDVKQGKQSAVFRGHTGAVHALHFSPNGYLLAAATRDAPEVKIWDLRKLDVARTVELPEGYVVSQVRFDPTAQLLAVVGTDVRVFGGKALSLAFTYDQNAAEETGAQWSPVDGALVVAGLDRTVRVLGAGAEA from the exons ATGTTCTGCGCAA TTTctggcgaggcgcccaagGAGCCTGTCGTCTCGACAAAGAGCGGGCTTCTCTTTGAAAAGCGGCTCATCGAGCGCTACATTGACGAGAACGGCAAGGACCCGATCACGAACGAGGAGCTGAGCCTCGACGATCTCGTCGCGGTCAAGACGT cgccgcacacgGCATTcccgcgcccgccgacgcACTCGAGCGTGCCATCGCTGctggtcgcgctgcagaaCGAGTACGATGCCATGATCTTTGAGACACTCGCGCTCAAGAAGCAGtacgacgcggtgcgccaggacctcgcgcacgcgctgtATACGAACGACGCCAGCACGCGCGTCATTGCGCGGCTCATgaaggagcgcgacgaggctcGCGA CGCCCTCGCCAACGTCCACActtcgctcggcgtcgcgccgcagagCGACGATGTCGAGATGGCACCGGCggagccgagcgccgcgcttccCGCGCAGGTGCTCCAGTCGATCGACGAGACGGCCTCTAC CCTCTCGAGCGGCCGGCGATCGCGGATCAAGCagggtgcgccgcagggctACACGACCCCCACCACTGCGGCGTCCTTGCAGGAGCAGACGGCGATCACgtcgctgcacggcgcaaGTGCGCCTGGTATCACTGCGCTGGATGTCAGCGCTAacggtgcgctgctgctcacCGGCGGCAAGGACAAGGCCGTGCTGGTGCTGGACAGCGCCACGCAAAAGGTCCTGTCGACCTTCAAGGGGCACACCAAGCCCGTGAACGCGGTCGCCTTTGCGGGCCGCGCGAATCCGCCGGtcggtgccgaggccgcacaggcgccggcgccggcgtacGCGGTGAGCGGCAGTGCGGACAAGACCGTGCGTGTGTACGTGGCCAAGGACGACAAGtacgcgcttgcgcacaCGCTCAAGGGCTacagcgacgaggtggTCGGTGTCGACGTGCACCCCACCGACTTGCTGGTCGGTAGTGCGAGCCGCGACCGGACGtgggcgctgcacgcgctcgactcggGTGAGCGTCTCCTGCACGTCGAAGCGCCGcaggaggacgacgaggttGGCTTTGAGTACGCGTCATTTGCGTTCCACCCCGACGGCCAGCTCGCTGCGACCGGTACGGCGgacggcgcggtgcgcgtctGGGACGTGAAGCAGGGCAAGCAGAGCGCCGTGTTCCGTGGACACACtggcgcggtgcacgcgctgcacttTTCGCCGAACGGATACCTGCTCGcagccgcgacgcgcgacgcgcccgaggtCAAGATCTGggacctgcgcaagctcgatgTCGCGCGTACGGTCGAGCTTCCGGAGGGCTACGTCGTGTCGCAGGTCCGTTTCGATCCTacggcgcagctccttgcggTCGTCGGTACAGACGTGCGTGTGTTTGGCGGCAAGGCGCTGAGCCTTGCCTTTACCTATGACCAGAACGCTGCCGAGGAGACTGGTGCGCAGTGGTCGCCCGTCGATGGCGCGCTGGTGGTCGCCGGTCTCGACCGCACGGTGCgtgtgctcggcgcgggcgcagaGGCATGA
- a CDS encoding uncharacterized protein (COG:I; BUSCO:EOG09262ZZ8; EggNog:ENOG503NVV8), whose amino-acid sequence MAAQRILVVGGNGFVGSAVCKQAILRGWDVLSISSSGRPFRTPKGHAPDWTQSKQMEWHKADAFQPSDYRDLIAGCTGVVHTMGILLESQYKGSDGSLAGIVQGLAKGWGFGSQGNPLKEDAVTYEKMNRDSALAVASTYAETQRAKHNCEMPFVYLSAADIMRPLISPRYISTKREAEIGIAKIAEQEQPPTLRSVCLRPGLMYHPHTRPWSTVPATLLDASHYLHKQHKKWKVPVPSPADVLSSKATPEALRPMSAALTTPPLHVDTVAQAVCEAIDLDSVRGALDVDTIRQLAGWPGGLDD is encoded by the exons ATGGCGGCCCAACGAATTTTGGTGGTGGGCGGCAACGGCTTTGTGG GTTCCGCGGTATGCAAGCAGGCGATTCTACGTGGATGGGACGTGCTGAGTATCAG ctcgagcggccgccCTTTTCGTACGCCCAAGGGCCACGCCCCGGACTGGACGCAGTCCAAGCAGATGGAGTGGCACAAGGCGGATGCGTTCCAGCCGAGCGACTACCGTGACCTGATCGCCGGATGCACCGGCGTGGTGCACACGATGGGCATTCTGCTCGAGTCGCAGTACAAAGGCTCTGacggctcgctcgcgggCATTGTCCAAGGCCTCGCCAAGGGCTGGGGCTTTGGCAGCCAAGGCAACCCCCTCAAGGAGGACGCGGTGACGTACGAAAAGATGAACCGCGACTCGG CGCTTGCGGTCGCCTCGACCTAtgccgagacgcagcgGGCCAAGCACAACTGCGAGATGCCGTTTGTCTATCTGTCCGCCGCCGACATTATGCGCCCCCTCATTTCCCCGCGCTACATCTCAACGAAGCGCGAGGCAGAGATCGGCATCGCCAAaatcgccgagcaggagcagccgccgacgctgcgctccgTCTGCCTGCGCCCCGGCCTGATGTACCACCCCCACACGCGCCCGTGGTCTACGGTGCCTGCCACTCTACTGGACGCGTCCCACTACTTGCACAAGCAGCACAAGAAGTGGAAGGTGCCCGtgccgtcgcccgccgACGTGCTGTCGAGCAAAGcgacgcccgaggcgctccgccCAATGTCGGCTGCGCTCACGACGCCTCCCCTCCACGTCGACACCGTCGCACAGGCGGTCTGTGAAGCGATCGACCTCGATAgtgtgcgcggcgcgctcgacgtggatACCATCCGCCAACTGGCCGGCTGGCCGGGCGGCCTGGACGATTAG
- the SAC1 gene encoding Phosphoinositide phosphatase sac1 (COG:I; EggNog:ENOG503NUMD; TransMembrane:2 (o540-562i574-596o)) — translation MSLWAGFTCYVSQDAYTFVPTNRGDPPRPLQKLVVNRKQNALSLQNVVPGEQVVKPEKQFIVHGILGIITLHTTDFLIVVTNRKKVACIGGANVYLATDFRMLPLKSDANPTLLRHPVEKRMLSLVKESLYSGPLYFSYEFDLTSSFQRQVKVGGGVGPTREPLWKRADERFFWNYRLQERLMQHPEDLSAFIMPVMFGFLEVKVASINSRSFLLGLIARRARYRAGTRYFSRGIDQAGHVSNFNETEQFVLLDPPKSPEPKDMEDIEGKARMSFVQTRGSVPVYWAEINNLRYKPDLLIPEDPRTLPAAEKHLSEQVSTYGKNYLVNLVNQKGYEKPVKEAYERVVAQLSSPLLQYTYFDFHHACKGMKFGNVKLLLEQLEREGLTSNDYFSLDTNGAPRLQLQKSVVRTNCMDCLDRTNVVQSTLARWVLNDQLRSVGVIGPSDTVENHADFLHVFRNVWADHADVISKAYSGTGALKTDFTRTGKRSFEGALQDGVNSLTRYVKNNFFDGKRQDAYDLFTGAWDPVSQTPYVDERPWLVRLMPWVLVLSILFIALSFVLDADPRRPYKVDTGPINVFVLFWVVLAAVALRFIVKRGVLYVGWPTLNRPVALIEYTGPGYYSGLKGRTGTPNDPKRRLAAKKVQ, via the exons ATGTCGCTCTGGGCAGGATTCACCTG CTATGTGTCGCAAG ACGCCTATACCTTTGTCCCGACCAACCGTGGCGATCCCCCCCGTCCGCTGCAGAAGCTTGTGGTGAACCGCAAGCAGAATGCACTGTCGCTGCAGA ATGTGGTGCCCGGTGAACAGGTGGTGAAGCCCGAGAAGCAGTTTATTGTGCATGGCATTCTCGGCATCATTACGCTGCACACGACCGACTTTCTGATTGTCGTGACGAACCGCAAGAAGGTTGCGTGCATCGGCGGTGCGAATGTGTACCTCGCCACCGACTTCCGTATGCTCCCCCTGAAGAGCGACGCGAACCccacgctgctgcgccaccCCGTCGAGAAGCGCATGCTGAGCCTCGTGAAAGAGTCGCTCTATTCTGGCCCTCTGTACTTCTCCTACGAGTTCGACCTGACCAGCAGCTTCCAGCGCCAGGTCAAGGTCGGCGGTGGCGTGGGCCccacgcgcgagccgctgtGGAAGCGTGCGGATGAGCGCTTCTTCTGGAACTACCGCctgcaggagcgcctgATGCAGCACCCCGAGGACCTCTCGGCCTTTATCATGCCGGTCATGTTTGGTTTCCTCGAGGTCAAGGTTGCGTCGATCAACAGCCGTTCGTTCTTGCTCGGCCTgattgcgcgccgcgcgcgctaCCGTGCCGGCACGCGCTACTTCTCGCGCGGTATCGACCAGGCGGGCCATGTGTCCAACTTCAATGAGACGGAGCAGTttgtgctgctcgacccTCCCAAGAGCCCCGAGCCGAAGGACATGGAGGACATTGAGGGCAAGGCGCGCATGAGCTTTGTCCAGACCCGTGGCTCTGTGCCCGTGTACTGGGCTGAGATCAACAATCTGCGCTACAAGCCCGACCTGCTGATCCCCGAGGACCCCCGCACGCTGCCCGCTGCCGAGAAGCACCTCAGCGAGCAGGTGTCGACGTACGGCAAGAACTACCTCGTGAACCTCGTGAACCAGAAGGGCTACGAGAAGCCCGTCAAGGAGGCGTACGAGCGCGTGGTGGCGCAGCTGAGCAGCCCTCTGCTGCAATACACCTACTTTGACTTCCACCACGCGTGCAAGGGCATGAAGTTTGGCAATGTCAAGCTCCTcctggagcagctcgagcgcgagggcCTTACGAGCAACGACTACTTTTCCCTCGACACGAACGGCGCGCCccgcctgcagctgcaAAAGtcggtcgtgcgcacgaACTGCATGGACTGTCTCGACCGGACGAACGTCGTGCAGAGCACCCTTGCGCGCTGGGTGCTCAACGACCAGCTGCGTAGTGTCGGCGTCATTGGCCCGTCCGACACGGTGGAGAACCACGCGGATTTCTTGCACGTCTTCCGCAACGTCTGGGCAGACCACGCGGACGTTATCAGCAAGGCCTACTCTGGCACCGGTGCGCTCAAGACCGACTTTACACGCACCGGCAAGCGCTCGTTCGAAGGCGCGCTGCAAGACGGTGTGAACTCGCTCACGCGCTACGTGAAGAACAACTTCTTTGACGGCAAGCGCCAGGACGCCTACGATCTCTTTACCGGCGCCTGGGACCCCGTGTCGCAGACGCCGTACGTTGACGAGCGCCCgtggctcgtgcgcctgaTGCCGTGGGTGCTTGTACTCTCCATCCTCTTTATTGCGCTCTCGttcgtgctcgacgcggacccTCGGCGCCCGTACAAGGTGGACACGGGCCCGATCAACGTCTTTGTCCTTTTCTGGGTGGTccttgcggcggtcgcgctgcgcttcaTCGTCAAGCGCGGTGTGCTCTACGTTGGCTGGCCGACGCTCAACCGCCCGGTGGCGCTCATCGAGTACACCGGCCCGGGCTACTATTCCGGCCTCAAGGGCCGCACCGGCACCCCCAACGACCCcaagcggcgcctcgccgcgaaAAAGGTCCAATAG